Proteins from one Zavarzinia compransoris genomic window:
- a CDS encoding nucleobase:cation symporter-2 family protein — MSVPPHPVDERLPAPRLFTLGLQHVLVMYAGAVAVPLIIGRALKLPPEQVSALINADLFACGIATLIQCIGFPGVGIRLPVMMGVTFAAVGPMLAMANNPELGLLGIYGAVIVAGIFGIVVAPFVSRLLRFFPPVVTGTIILVIGISLMRVGINWAGGGLPTLKAMAERVVNEVPVKELGDFANPNYGQLGGLGLALFVLVVILGLTRWGKGFVRNVAVLIGIVAGGAVAAGFGLMHFDKVGDAPWFGLVVPFAFGVPTFDLVAGLTMCLVMIVVMIESTGMFLALGEITGKAVDRAALTKGLRADGVGTLIGGIFNTFPYTSFSQNVGLVGVTGVRSRYVTAAGGVIMLVLGLTPKLAALVEAVPVVVLGGAGIVMFGMVAATGVRILSQVDFRTRPHNQFIVAVSVGFGMIPLVAPNFFKQLPHGLHPLLESGILLAALIALVLNLFFNGLGGKAEAESAAAGAAAASDHA; from the coding sequence ATGAGCGTACCCCCGCATCCCGTGGACGAGCGACTGCCCGCCCCAAGACTGTTCACCCTCGGTCTTCAGCATGTCCTCGTCATGTATGCGGGGGCGGTGGCCGTCCCGCTGATCATCGGCCGGGCGCTGAAACTGCCGCCGGAACAGGTCTCCGCCCTGATCAATGCCGATCTCTTCGCCTGCGGCATCGCGACCCTGATCCAGTGTATCGGCTTTCCCGGCGTCGGCATCCGCCTGCCGGTGATGATGGGGGTGACCTTCGCCGCGGTCGGGCCCATGCTGGCCATGGCCAATAATCCGGAACTCGGGCTGCTCGGGATCTATGGCGCGGTCATCGTCGCCGGTATCTTCGGCATCGTGGTCGCGCCCTTCGTCTCGCGGCTGCTGCGCTTCTTCCCGCCGGTGGTGACCGGCACCATCATCCTCGTCATCGGCATCAGCCTGATGCGCGTCGGCATCAATTGGGCCGGCGGCGGCCTGCCCACCCTGAAAGCCATGGCCGAACGGGTGGTCAACGAGGTGCCGGTGAAGGAACTGGGCGATTTCGCCAATCCGAACTACGGCCAGCTGGGCGGTCTCGGCCTCGCCCTGTTCGTCCTTGTCGTCATCCTCGGCCTGACCCGCTGGGGCAAGGGTTTCGTGCGCAATGTCGCGGTGCTGATCGGCATCGTCGCCGGCGGTGCCGTCGCCGCCGGCTTCGGCCTGATGCATTTCGACAAGGTGGGCGATGCCCCCTGGTTCGGCCTCGTGGTGCCTTTCGCCTTCGGTGTGCCGACCTTCGATCTCGTCGCCGGGCTGACCATGTGCCTGGTCATGATCGTGGTCATGATCGAATCGACAGGCATGTTCCTGGCGCTCGGCGAGATCACGGGCAAGGCGGTGGACCGGGCGGCCCTGACCAAGGGCCTGCGCGCCGACGGCGTGGGCACCCTGATCGGCGGCATCTTCAATACGTTTCCCTATACGTCCTTCTCGCAGAATGTCGGCCTTGTCGGCGTCACCGGGGTGCGCTCGCGCTATGTCACCGCCGCGGGCGGCGTCATCATGCTGGTGCTGGGCCTGACGCCCAAGCTCGCCGCCCTGGTCGAGGCGGTGCCGGTGGTGGTGCTTGGCGGGGCGGGCATCGTCATGTTCGGCATGGTCGCGGCGACCGGGGTGCGCATCCTGTCCCAGGTCGATTTCAGGACCAGACCGCACAACCAGTTCATCGTCGCCGTCTCGGTCGGCTTCGGCATGATCCCCCTGGTCGCGCCCAATTTCTTCAAGCAATTGCCGCACGGCCTGCATCCCCTGCTCGAATCCGGGATCCTGCTGGCCGCCCTGATCGCCCTGGTCCTGAACCTGTTCTTCAACGGCCTCGGCGGCAAGGCGGAAGCGGAAAGCGCCGCCGCCGGCGCGGCCGCCGCCAGCGACCACGCCTGA
- a CDS encoding urate hydroxylase PuuD, with the protein MDPIVWEWIGAAIRWLHVIAGVAWIGSSFYFVHLDSSLKPRDGLPKGAYGEAWQVHGGGFYHMVKYLVAPADMPDELTWFKWEAYATWLSGFALLVFVYYFGAELYLIDKAVLDLSTFGAIAVSAGSLVLGWAVYDLLCRSPLGRNDNLLALFGFGFVVAMAYGFTEVFSARGAFMQAGALMGTIMACNVFMIIIPNQRKVVAALIRGETPDPRYGRIGKQRSMHNNYITLPTVFVMIANHYPLVYGAWLSWLILAVLIVVGVAIRHFFNTMHKGQRAPWGAWFIVFICALLILTINRLTPAEPAAEHSGLLPAPAMAPAPVTLANAADIVITRCSMCHAAEPVWEGLHSTPKGVLLDTPERVAAHADQVFIASVWTHAMPPSNVTEMTLEERRSLARWYEDRRAGAMN; encoded by the coding sequence ATGGACCCGATTGTCTGGGAATGGATCGGCGCGGCCATCCGCTGGCTGCATGTGATTGCCGGCGTCGCCTGGATCGGCTCGTCCTTTTATTTCGTCCATCTCGACAGCAGCCTGAAGCCGCGCGACGGCCTGCCCAAGGGCGCCTATGGCGAGGCCTGGCAGGTCCATGGCGGCGGCTTCTACCACATGGTCAAATATCTGGTCGCGCCGGCCGACATGCCGGACGAACTGACCTGGTTCAAATGGGAAGCCTATGCCACCTGGCTGTCGGGCTTTGCCCTGCTCGTCTTCGTCTATTACTTCGGGGCCGAGCTTTACCTGATCGACAAGGCGGTGCTCGACCTTTCGACCTTCGGGGCGATCGCGGTCAGCGCCGGGTCGCTGGTGCTGGGCTGGGCGGTCTATGACCTTCTGTGCCGCTCGCCGCTGGGGCGGAACGACAATCTCCTGGCCCTGTTCGGCTTCGGCTTCGTCGTCGCCATGGCCTATGGCTTCACCGAAGTGTTCAGCGCCCGGGGCGCCTTCATGCAGGCGGGCGCGCTGATGGGCACGATCATGGCCTGCAACGTGTTCATGATCATCATCCCGAACCAGCGGAAAGTGGTCGCCGCCCTGATCAGGGGCGAGACGCCGGACCCGCGCTATGGCCGCATCGGCAAGCAGCGCTCGATGCACAACAATTACATCACGCTGCCCACCGTCTTCGTGATGATCGCCAACCATTATCCGCTGGTTTACGGCGCCTGGCTGTCGTGGCTGATCCTGGCCGTGCTCATCGTCGTCGGCGTTGCCATCCGCCATTTCTTCAACACGATGCACAAGGGCCAGCGTGCACCCTGGGGTGCCTGGTTCATCGTCTTCATCTGCGCGCTGCTGATCCTGACCATCAACCGCCTGACCCCGGCCGAGCCGGCGGCGGAGCATAGCGGCCTGCTGCCCGCCCCGGCCATGGCGCCGGCCCCGGTCACCCTGGCCAATGCCGCCGACATCGTGATCACCCGCTGCAGCATGTGCCATGCCGCCGAGCCGGTCTGGGAAGGGCTGCACAGCACGCCGAAGGGCGTGCTCCTGGACACGCCGGAACGGGTGGCGGCCCATGCCGACCAGGTCTTCATCGCCTCGGTCTGGACCCATGCCATGCCGCCCTCGAACGTCACCGAAATGACCCTGGAAGAACGCCGGAGCCTCGCCCGCTGGTACGAGGACCGCAGAGCCGGAGCCATGAACTAA